The following proteins are co-located in the Malus sylvestris chromosome 13, drMalSylv7.2, whole genome shotgun sequence genome:
- the LOC126596327 gene encoding protein RICE SALT SENSITIVE 3-like: MEEHLNPLAVTHLLQHTLRSLCNHENSQWIYAVFWRILPRNYPPPKWEGHGAYDRSRGNRRNWILVWEDGFCNFGASSPAHDQINSSSDQCPAGPSSMYSNLSDQFQLYNGLQPELFFKMSHEIYNYGEGLIGKVAADHSHKWIHKEPNDQEINFLSAWHNSADMHPRTWEAQFQSGIKTIALIAVREGVVQLGAVHKVIEDLSYVVLLRKKFSYIESIPGVLLPHPSSPSFPFKPDRHHGYAYGPTPDYHHHPQHAWHFQGGTNPLAPPPTHDLMYDHPQYLNPNQVVPLKNITPSMSSLEALLSKLPSVVPTNDDHHHHHPQPHDQSQFVLSHGPVDFMAMTEQKVAKEETTDHDDGHDRNEEYRPSDYQNVGETSNSISAYSRQQQQHFHHD; encoded by the exons ATGGAAGAACATCTGAACCCCTTAGCTGTGACTCATCTGCTTCAACACACCCTGAGAAGCTTGTGCAATCACGAAAACTCTCAGTGGATTTATGCAGTCTTCTGGAGGATCCTTCCTAGAAACTATCCACCACCCAA ATGGGAAGGTCATGGAGCTTATGATAGGTCAAGAGGAAACAGAAGGAACtg GATATTGGTTTGGGAAGATGGATTCTGCAACTTTGGTGCCTCCTCACCGGCTCATGATCAGATCAACTCCAGTTCTGATCAGTGCCCTGCAGGACCTTCATCAATGTATAGCAACTTAAGCGATCAATTTCAACTATACAATGGCCTGCAACCTGAGCTTTTCTTCAAGATGTCCCATGAGATCTACAATTATGGAGAAGG GTTGATCGGGAAAGTGGCGGCAGATCATAGTCATAAGTGGATACACAAAGAACCAAATGATCAAGAAATCAACTTCTTATCAGCATGGCATAACTCAGCAGACatg CACCCTAGAACATGGGAAGCCCAATTCCAGTCTGGCATAAAG ACCATAGCCCTGATAGCAGTTAGAGAAGGTGTCGTTCAGTTAGGAGCTGTTCACAAG GTGATTGAAGACTTGAGCTATGTAGTTCTGCTAAGAAAGAAGTTCAGCTACATCGAAAGCATCCCCGGAGTGCTTCTCCCACACCCATCATCTCCATCCTTCCCCTTCAAGCCTGATCGTCATCATGGCTATGCATACGGTCCCACCCCAGattatcatcatcatcctcaacatgcatggcatttccaaGGTGGCACAAACCCTCTTGCACCACCTCCAACTCATGACTTAATGTATGATCATCCCCAATATCTCAACCCTAATCAAGTAGTTCCACTGAAAAACATAACCCCCTCCATGAGCAGCCTTGAAGCCCTCCTCTCTAAGCTTCCCTCCGTCGTGCCGACGAATGacgatcatcatcatcatcatccacaGCCGCACGATCAATCCCAGTTTGTGTTATCTCATGGACCTGTGGACTTCATGGCAATGACCGAGCAGAAAGTGGCCAAGGAGGAGACTACTGATCATGATGACGGTCATGACCGTAACGAAGAATATAGGCCGTCGGATTACCAAAACGTCGGTGAAACCAGCAATTCTATTTCTGCTTATTCCCGTCAACAGCAACAGCATTTCCATCATGactaa
- the LOC126596320 gene encoding threonine--tRNA ligase, mitochondrial 1-like, with product MQLVSLSKTWPPAAAAISFFLRRNSYSPFSSLSTSPPPPLLPQLPTDSAAMAPHPKDDAYIEAVIPKRIKLFEAIQAQQLAHRQSLPSDPIKITLPGGQEKEGKRWVTSPFDIAKDISKSLASSAVIAKVNGDLWDMSRPLEGDCELKLFKFEDDEGRDTFWHSSAHILGQALEVEYGCKLCIGPCTTRGEGFYYDAFYGDLGLNDEHFKDIASAADKAVKGKQPFERIEVTREQALELFSDNQFKVEIINDLPADNTITVYRCGPLVDLCRGPHIPNTSFVKAFACLKASSAYWRGNKDRESLQRVYGISYPDKKSLQLYIQKLEEAKKYDHRLLGTKQELFFCHPLSPGSWFFLPNGTRIYNKLMEFIKNQYRERGYKEVISPNMYNMQLWETSGHAANYKENMFVFEIEKQEFGLKPMNCPGHCLMFQHRVRSYRELPLRLADFGVLHRNEASGALTGLTRVRRFQQDDAHIFCRESQVKDEVKGVLDFIRYTYNIFGFSFDLKLSTMPEKHMGDLATWEKAEAALADALNEFGKPWQINEGDGAFYGPKIDISVSDALNRKYQCATLQLDFQLPQKFELNYSAEGEEGKLERPVMIHRAVLGSVERMFAILLENYKGKWPFWLSPRQAIVCPVSDKSQPYALEVRDSIHQAGYYVDVDTTDRTIQKKVREAQIAQYNYILVVGEEEVKTGQVSLRVRDKGDVTVMTMDNLLQHFKAEVEAFH from the exons ATGCAGCTGGTCTCCCTTTCTAAAACCTGGCCGCCAGCAGCAGCAGctatctctttctttctccGCCGTAACTCCTACTCCCCATTCTCCTCACTCTCcacttctcctcctcctcctcttcttccccaGCTCCCTACGGACAGCGCCGCCATGGCGCCCCACCCGAAAGACGACGCGTATATCGAGGCCGTAATCCCGAAGCGCATCAAGCTCTTCGAGGCCATCCAGGCCCAGCAGCTCGCCCACCGCCAGTCCCTCCCCTCCGATCCAATCAA GATTACTTTGCCGGGCGGACAGGAGAAGGAAGGGAAGAGGTGGGTGACTTCGCCATTTGACATTGCCAAGGATATTTCCAAGAGCTTGGCTTCCAGCGCTGTGATTGCAAAGGTCAATGGGGACCTGTGGGACATGAGCCGTCCTCTGGAAGGGGACTGTGAGCTTAAGCTCTTCAAGTTTGAAGACGATGAAGGGCGTGATACTTTCTGGCATTCTAGTGCTCACATTCTCggacag GCACTTGAGGTTGAGTATGGATGCAAGCTCTGCATTGGTCCGTGCACTACTAGAGGAGAG GGTTTCTATTACGATGCGTTCTACGGCGATTTGGGCTTGAATGACGAACACTTCAAGGACATTGCATCAGCGGCAGATAAGGCTGTTAAG GGTAAACAACCTTTTGAGCGTATTGAAGTCACAAGAGAACAAGCTCTTGAGCTTTTCTCTGATAATCAATTCAAG GTTGAAATCATCAATGATCTTCCGGCAGACAATACTATAACAGTATATAGATGTGGCCCCTTGGTTGACTTGTGTCGTGGGCCCCATATACCAAATACTTCTTTTGTCAAAGCATTTGCATGTTTGAAG GCTTCTTCAGCCTACTGGAGGGGAAATAAAGATCGTGAAAGTTTACAGAGAGTCTATGGAATATCATATCCTGATAAGAAAAGTTTGCAg CTATATATCCAGAAGCTGGAAGAAGCAAAAAAGTATGACCACAGACTGTTGGGTACAAAGCAGGAGCTCTTTTTTTGTCACCCACTTAG CCCAGGAAGTTGGTTCTTCCTCCCTAATGGAACTCGGATTTATAACAAACTAATGGAgtttataaaaaatcaatatagaGAACGAGGCTATAAAGAG GTTATATCACCAAACATGTACAATATGCAACTTTGGGAAACATCTGGTCATGCTGCTAATTACAAAGAGAATATGTTTGTATTTGAG ATTGAGAAACAAGAATTTGGATTGAAGCCAATGAATTGCCCAGGGCATTGTTTGATGTTTCAGCATAGGGTTCGCTCGTATAGAG AACTTCCACTTAGACTGGCTGATTTTGGTGTTTTGCATCGCAATGAGGCTAGTGGTGCACTGACTGGATTAACACGAGTACGGAGATTCCAGCAG GATGATGCCCATATCTTTTGCAGGGAGTCCCAA GTGAAAGATGAAGTAAAGGGTGTCTTAGATTTCATCCGGTATACTTATAATATTTTTGGCTTTTCTTTCGATCTGAAGCTATCAACA ATGCCAGAAAAACACATGGGAGATCTGGCAACATGGGAGAAAGCTGAGGCTGCTCTTGCAGACGCATTAAATGAGTTTGGCAAGCCCTGGCAG ATAAATGAAGGGGATGGTGCATTTTATGGACCAAAAATAGATATCAGTGTATCTGATGCACTGAACAGAAAATATCAGTGCGCAACTCTACAG CTTGATTTTCAGCTTCCACAAAAATTCGAGCTGAATTACTCTGCAGAGGGGGAAGAAGGCAAGTTGGAGAGACCTGTTATGATACACAGAGCTGTTTTAGGCTCCGTTGAGCGTATGTTTGCTATACTGTTGGAGAACTACAAAGGAAAGTGGCCCTTCTGGCTTAGTCCACGTCAGGCAATTGTTTGCCCTGTCTCAGACAAATCCCAACCTTATGCTCTGGAG GTTCGGGATAGTATCCATCAAGCTGGTTATTATGTTGATGTTGACACTACTGATAGAACCATTCAGAAAAAG GTACGAGAAGCTCAGATAGCACAGTACAACTACATTTTAGTTGTGGGCGAGGAAGAAGTCAAGACTGGACAG GTGAGCTTACGGGTGAGGGACAAGGGAGATGTCACCGTAATGACTATGGACAATCTACTCCAGCACTTCAAGGCCGAAGTCGAAGCGTTCCATTAG